In a genomic window of Sulfitobacter sp. THAF37:
- a CDS encoding FAD-binding oxidoreductase, with translation MQPSETKPKTVIVGAGVIGMAIAHDLLKRGRDVTVVDEAEPGRGASFGNMASIAVTEFMPVSRPSVWLQTPGWLLHPEGPIRVSPTYAPRLIPWFLRFFWAGRPSKMRALEEQGAALCRRALNDTTVLLESIGLKDHLSATGCLSLYASEEEFEADRERLDMLDRHGFRYEVLGHNALHDLEPELAPVIKKAVLLPDNRTLNDPYAFVSRLVEVVVGQGGNVVRGKVTGLERANRVTGVRLDDGQVLDADTVVLAAGAFTGRLSRTIGEPIPLETERGYHTQINAPGIELKHSIIWPAKAFMVSPTGGGIRVGGTVEMAGLDAAPDWRRSKITVKRAREALPNLRVEDATEWIGHRPAFPDTVPVMSASAKVPGVYYATGHGHLGLTYAATTAHLMGQLIANETPEIDLTPYRVDRF, from the coding sequence ATGCAGCCCTCTGAGACAAAACCAAAGACAGTAATCGTGGGAGCCGGGGTTATCGGCATGGCCATTGCGCACGATCTGTTGAAACGCGGACGGGATGTAACCGTGGTCGATGAGGCCGAGCCCGGGCGCGGCGCGTCATTCGGCAACATGGCGTCGATTGCGGTGACTGAGTTCATGCCGGTATCGCGTCCGTCCGTTTGGTTGCAGACCCCCGGCTGGCTCTTGCATCCCGAGGGGCCGATCCGCGTGTCGCCGACCTATGCGCCGCGGTTGATCCCCTGGTTCCTGCGTTTTTTCTGGGCCGGTCGACCATCGAAGATGCGTGCTTTGGAAGAGCAGGGGGCCGCGCTGTGTCGACGCGCGCTCAACGACACAACCGTCCTGCTGGAAAGCATCGGCCTCAAAGACCACCTGAGCGCGACGGGGTGCCTGTCGCTCTATGCCAGCGAAGAAGAATTCGAGGCTGACCGAGAGCGGCTTGACATGTTGGATCGGCATGGGTTCCGCTACGAGGTGCTCGGCCACAATGCGCTGCACGATCTTGAACCTGAATTGGCTCCGGTCATAAAGAAAGCCGTACTTCTACCCGACAACCGCACGCTAAATGATCCCTACGCGTTCGTGTCACGCTTGGTCGAGGTTGTGGTGGGGCAGGGCGGCAATGTGGTCCGCGGCAAGGTCACCGGGTTGGAGCGTGCTAACCGCGTGACCGGCGTTCGTCTCGACGACGGACAGGTGCTCGATGCCGATACCGTCGTGCTGGCCGCAGGCGCTTTCACGGGCAGGCTCTCGCGGACGATCGGTGAACCGATCCCACTTGAAACTGAGCGCGGGTATCACACCCAGATCAACGCCCCGGGGATCGAGCTCAAGCATTCGATCATCTGGCCAGCCAAGGCTTTCATGGTCTCCCCAACCGGCGGCGGTATTCGCGTCGGTGGCACCGTAGAGATGGCCGGTCTAGACGCCGCGCCGGACTGGCGGCGGTCAAAGATCACGGTCAAGCGCGCCCGCGAGGCATTGCCTAACCTGCGCGTCGAGGATGCAACGGAATGGATTGGTCACCGCCCGGCCTTTCCAGACACGGTTCCGGTCATGTCCGCCTCTGCCAAGGTGCCTGGTGTCTACTACGCCACTGGCCACGGCCACCTTGGCCTGACCTACGCCGCGACCACGGCCCACCTGATGGGGCAGTTGATCGCAAATGAAACCCCCGAGATCGACCTGACACCCTACCGGGTCGACCGGTTCTGA
- a CDS encoding SDR family oxidoreductase: MTEKTCLIIGGGRGMGAATARTMHKRGYSLALMSPSESCETLAKELGGVARRGKAENAGDTQGIFDLAMETYGRIDACLIHVGGPPKGDLLEISEEDWDRANEMVLKPVIRMAKLLTPVMEAQGGGSIVNITTFSAFEPSLIFPTSSVYRVGVSSFAKLYSDRYGPANIRMNCLLPGFTDSLDLPQKYADMSALGRLARAEEQAKAAAFLLTDDSSYITGQSLRVDGGVTRHM, from the coding sequence GTGACCGAAAAGACATGTCTGATCATCGGCGGAGGACGCGGTATGGGTGCCGCGACAGCGCGCACGATGCACAAGCGCGGCTACAGCCTGGCGCTGATGTCCCCGTCGGAGTCCTGCGAAACGCTGGCCAAGGAACTGGGTGGCGTCGCCCGGCGCGGCAAAGCCGAAAATGCCGGAGATACGCAGGGCATATTCGACCTTGCCATGGAAACCTATGGCCGCATCGACGCCTGCCTGATCCATGTCGGCGGCCCGCCCAAAGGCGACCTGCTGGAGATTTCCGAAGAAGACTGGGACCGCGCCAATGAAATGGTGCTGAAGCCCGTGATCCGAATGGCCAAGCTGCTGACCCCGGTAATGGAGGCACAGGGCGGCGGGTCGATCGTGAATATCACGACTTTCTCGGCATTCGAACCGTCGCTGATCTTTCCGACGTCCAGCGTGTACCGTGTCGGCGTGTCGAGTTTCGCCAAGCTTTACTCCGACCGATATGGCCCCGCGAACATCCGCATGAACTGCTTGCTGCCGGGCTTTACCGATAGCCTGGACCTTCCACAGAAATACGCGGATATGTCGGCACTTGGCCGTCTGGCACGAGCCGAGGAACAAGCCAAGGCGGCGGCTTTCCTGCTGACTGACGACAGCAGCTACATCACCGGACAATCCCTGCGCGTCGATGGTGGCGTAACGCGGCACATGTGA